The following proteins come from a genomic window of Candidatus Poribacteria bacterium:
- a CDS encoding restriction endonuclease subunit S, giving the protein MSFRKYEEYKESGIEWLGEIPAGWTTQKLKFVARVQPSNVDKKSKKDEKEVLLCNYTDVYYNEEITADLPFMKATASDVQIRKFTLKRGDTIITKDSEDPNDIAVPAYVPQDLDGVVCGYHLALLRPGKGTCGGYLKRVMDTQYARSVFATRANGITRYGLGTYAISNFIIPFPPLEEQNQIAAFLDKETTNIDTLIDKQEQLITLLQEKRQAIISHAVTRGLNPNVKMKDSGIEWLGEVPEHWEVKKLKHIVTKPLMYGANEAAIDDDRDQPRFVRITDIRNNGTLREDTFRSLPPHLAKPYMLREGDVLLARSGATVGKSFIYSSDWGECCFAGYLIKASIDTSKASPYWFYHYTESDYYWNWISSILIQATIQNVSAEKYNNFSLFIPPKQEQNRIISYLDKETAKIDTLIEKCETAIELLKERRTALVSAAVTGKIDVRDVG; this is encoded by the coding sequence ATGAGCTTTAGGAAGTATGAGGAATATAAGGAGAGTGGAATTGAGTGGTTGGGAGAAATCCCTGCTGGGTGGACGACCCAAAAATTGAAGTTTGTTGCGAGGGTTCAGCCAAGTAACGTGGATAAGAAGAGCAAAAAGGATGAAAAGGAAGTGTTGCTTTGTAACTATACCGATGTGTATTACAACGAAGAGATCACAGCCGATTTGCCCTTTATGAAGGCGACTGCGTCCGATGTTCAGATCAGAAAGTTCACTTTGAAAAGAGGCGACACAATAATCACAAAGGATTCCGAGGACCCCAACGATATTGCCGTACCTGCTTATGTACCACAGGATTTGGATGGCGTAGTCTGCGGTTATCATCTGGCTTTGCTAAGACCTGGAAAAGGGACCTGTGGCGGGTATCTGAAACGGGTTATGGATACCCAATATGCGAGAAGTGTTTTCGCCACCCGCGCCAATGGCATAACGCGATATGGACTTGGAACTTATGCCATCAGTAATTTCATAATTCCGTTTCCTCCACTCGAAGAACAGAATCAAATCGCCGCATTCCTCGACAAAGAAACGACAAATATCGATACCCTCATTGACAAGCAAGAGCAATTGATCACACTGCTTCAGGAAAAGCGACAGGCGATCATTTCACATGCCGTTACCAGAGGTTTGAACCCGAATGTGAAGATGAAAGACAGTGGGATTGAGTGGTTAGGCGAAGTGCCGGAGCATTGGGAAGTGAAAAAACTCAAACATATCGTAACTAAACCGTTGATGTACGGTGCTAACGAGGCGGCAATAGACGACGACAGAGACCAACCGCGTTTTGTTAGGATAACGGACATAAGAAACAATGGCACTTTGAGAGAGGATACGTTCCGGTCATTACCCCCGCATTTGGCAAAACCCTATATGCTTCGGGAAGGGGATGTATTATTAGCACGGAGCGGGGCAACCGTAGGTAAAAGTTTCATTTATTCGAGCGATTGGGGCGAATGTTGTTTTGCTGGATACTTGATCAAAGCAAGTATTGATACTTCAAAAGCCTCTCCCTATTGGTTCTATCACTATACAGAAAGTGATTATTATTGGAACTGGATCAGCAGCATCCTGATCCAAGCAACGATTCAAAATGTCAGCGCGGAAAAATACAATAACTTCTCCTTGTTTATTCCCCCAAAACAGGAACAAAATCGAATCATCTCATATCTCGACAAAGAAACGGCGAAGATTGATACCCTCATTGAAAAATGTGAAACGGCGATTGAGCTACTTAAAGAACGCCGAACTGCGCTGGTCTCTGCTGCGGTGACAGGGAAGATTGATGTGCGGGATGTAGGCTAA